A region from the Nitrososphaera sp. genome encodes:
- a CDS encoding ester cyclase has protein sequence MGNMQLMQTLDNAWNSQDWNTFEKRHAENVAVYWPGQPEPTRGVHNHRAESIEFFKAFPDNHLVNNPYKILFANGDHTCSIADFTGTFKGPMKGADGKTIPPTNKKFHLEFCTVATWKDGKITEERLFYDLVGMLKQIGVMS, from the coding sequence ATGGGGAACATGCAGCTCATGCAAACTTTGGACAATGCGTGGAATTCTCAGGACTGGAATACCTTTGAGAAGCGGCATGCAGAGAATGTTGCAGTTTATTGGCCGGGCCAACCTGAGCCAACAAGGGGCGTGCATAATCATAGAGCAGAGTCCATTGAATTTTTCAAAGCATTTCCGGATAATCACCTTGTAAACAATCCGTATAAAATTCTGTTTGCAAACGGCGACCATACATGCTCAATTGCAGACTTTACCGGCACATTCAAAGGACCCATGAAGGGCGCTGACGGGAAGACTATTCCACCCACTAACAAGAAATTCCATCTGGAATTTTGTACAGTGGCTACTTGGAAAGACGGCAAAATCACTGAAGAGCGATTATTCTACGACTTGGTTGGTATGCTAAAACAAATAGGCGTGATGTCCTAG
- a CDS encoding class I SAM-dependent methyltransferase has translation MSEVWNRAYSSDKSFFGEEPSNFAMLCFNHMKVNNVKKVLELGAGHGRDSVFFASNGINVTALDYSSVGVSIISRLATENRLPLVAKVFDVNMPLPFEDGSFDAVYSNMVFNMRFSIEQLHSIFAEIRRVLKRRGFNFFSVRNINDKSFAKGVKVEEGIYDINGFQIRFFTEQLIQDLTEGFEIFWINEESVGQVTLYLVSSRKA, from the coding sequence ATGAGTGAGGTTTGGAACAGGGCGTACTCCTCGGACAAGAGCTTTTTCGGAGAGGAGCCGAGCAATTTTGCGATGCTTTGCTTTAACCATATGAAGGTCAATAATGTCAAGAAAGTCTTGGAGCTAGGTGCAGGCCATGGGAGAGACAGCGTATTCTTTGCATCAAACGGGATCAATGTAACGGCACTTGATTATTCTTCAGTCGGAGTCAGTATTATTAGCAGGCTGGCAACTGAAAATAGGCTACCATTAGTTGCCAAGGTATTCGATGTGAACATGCCACTGCCTTTTGAGGACGGCTCTTTTGACGCAGTCTATTCGAATATGGTATTCAATATGCGCTTTTCAATAGAGCAGCTGCACTCTATATTTGCCGAAATAAGAAGAGTCCTAAAACGAAGGGGATTCAATTTCTTCTCTGTCCGAAACATTAACGACAAATCCTTTGCTAAAGGCGTCAAGGTAGAGGAAGGCATCTACGACATTAACGGCTTTCAGATTCGCTTCTTTACAGAGCAGCTTATACAGGACTTGACTGAAGGCTTTGAGATATTTTGGATAAATGAGGAATCGGTTGGCCAGGTAACGCTATACCTTGTTTCGAGCAGAAAAGCCTAG